A genomic region of Alistipes megaguti contains the following coding sequences:
- a CDS encoding TonB-dependent receptor, producing the protein MFGRYYRFLLFFLIFAGEGIPGGVHAQGRLDSLQHVQEVVVTGHVIRREVIPVQELSGERLQRLNSHNVADALRYFSGIQIKDYGGVGGLKTVNIRSMGTNHVGVFYDGIELGNAQNGTVDLGRFSLDNMESVTLYNGQKSAVFQPAKDFGSSGSIYLQSRTPRFEAGKTHRLKASFKTGSFGVVNPALLWEQKLGGQVNGSLSAEYLRSSGRYRFTYRMQEGYDTTAVRRNGDVNAVRAEGGLYGRMNRGYWRAKVYFYNSERGYPGAVVRNKFSHEDRQWDTNFFVQGAFKKDFTSWYSLMANAKYAYDYLHYLADPNKDESLMYTNNRYYQQEAYLSAANRFTIFPWWEANLSVDYQFNLLDADLRDFVYPRRHTMLAAAATAFRFDRVEVQASLLGTLVRDRTRGETAPDKRKLTPAVIISWRPFGGADLNLRAFYKRIFRMPTLNDLYYTFVGNANLDPEFTTQYNAGFTYRKEFSRTWLRALEMQADVYYNEVENKIVATPTSNFFRWTMVNLGKVEIRGVDVAVQTEWTAGRALSMVGRLNYTYQQAQDFTDSGSEFYGGQIPYIPWHSGSAVLNAAWRTWEASYSFIYTGERYSSQANIPCNYQLPWYTSDLSVAKNWRLWGGDLKTTLEVNNLFDQQYEVVVCYPMPGINFRLIVQYTF; encoded by the coding sequence ATGTTTGGCAGGTATTATAGATTCTTGTTATTCTTCCTGATTTTTGCGGGGGAAGGTATTCCGGGCGGCGTACATGCGCAAGGGCGTTTGGATAGCCTTCAACATGTACAGGAAGTCGTTGTGACGGGCCATGTTATCCGCAGGGAAGTGATTCCCGTGCAGGAGCTCTCGGGTGAACGCCTCCAGCGGCTCAATTCGCACAACGTAGCCGACGCGCTGCGTTACTTCTCGGGCATCCAGATCAAGGACTACGGAGGCGTCGGCGGTTTGAAAACGGTGAACATCCGCAGCATGGGCACCAACCACGTCGGGGTCTTCTACGACGGTATCGAACTGGGCAACGCTCAGAACGGCACGGTCGATTTGGGGCGCTTCTCGCTCGACAACATGGAGTCGGTGACGCTCTACAATGGGCAGAAAAGCGCCGTGTTCCAGCCCGCCAAGGACTTCGGCTCCTCGGGTTCCATCTACCTGCAATCGCGCACGCCGCGGTTCGAAGCGGGCAAAACCCACCGTCTGAAAGCTTCGTTCAAGACCGGTTCGTTCGGCGTCGTCAATCCGGCGTTGCTCTGGGAGCAGAAACTCGGCGGGCAGGTGAACGGCTCGCTCAGTGCGGAATACCTCCGTTCGTCGGGCCGTTACAGGTTCACCTACCGTATGCAGGAGGGTTACGACACGACCGCCGTGCGGCGCAACGGCGACGTGAACGCCGTTCGGGCGGAGGGTGGTCTCTACGGCCGGATGAACCGCGGCTACTGGCGGGCGAAAGTCTATTTCTACAACTCGGAACGCGGATACCCCGGTGCTGTCGTCCGCAACAAGTTTTCGCACGAAGACCGCCAGTGGGACACCAATTTCTTCGTGCAAGGAGCCTTCAAAAAGGATTTCACCTCATGGTACAGCCTGATGGCCAATGCCAAGTACGCTTACGACTACCTGCACTATCTGGCCGATCCGAACAAGGACGAGTCGCTGATGTACACGAACAACCGCTACTACCAGCAGGAGGCGTACCTCTCCGCCGCCAACCGCTTCACGATCTTCCCGTGGTGGGAGGCGAACCTCTCGGTCGACTATCAGTTCAACCTGCTGGACGCCGACCTGCGCGACTTCGTCTATCCCCGCCGCCACACGATGCTGGCGGCCGCGGCCACGGCGTTCCGCTTCGACCGCGTGGAGGTGCAGGCGAGCCTGCTCGGCACGCTGGTTCGCGACCGCACCCGAGGCGAGACGGCTCCCGACAAACGGAAACTCACTCCGGCGGTCATCATCTCGTGGCGGCCGTTCGGAGGGGCGGACCTGAACCTGCGCGCCTTCTATAAGCGCATATTCCGTATGCCGACGCTCAACGACCTTTACTACACGTTCGTGGGCAATGCGAACCTCGACCCCGAATTCACCACCCAGTACAATGCGGGCTTCACCTACCGGAAGGAGTTCTCCCGCACGTGGCTGCGTGCGCTGGAAATGCAGGCCGACGTCTACTACAACGAGGTGGAGAACAAGATCGTGGCCACGCCTACGTCGAACTTCTTCCGCTGGACGATGGTCAATCTGGGCAAGGTAGAGATCCGAGGCGTCGATGTTGCCGTGCAGACGGAGTGGACCGCGGGGCGCGCCCTCTCGATGGTCGGCCGGCTGAACTACACCTACCAGCAAGCGCAGGACTTTACCGATTCAGGAAGCGAATTCTACGGCGGACAGATTCCCTACATCCCGTGGCACAGCGGTTCGGCGGTGCTGAATGCCGCATGGCGCACGTGGGAGGCGAGTTACAGCTTTATCTACACGGGCGAACGCTATTCGTCGCAGGCCAATATCCCCTGCAACTATCAGCTGCCGTGGTACACGAGCGACCTCTCGGTGGCGAAAAACTGGCGGCTGTGGGGCGGCGACCTGAAAACGACGCTCGAAGTGAACAATCTGTTCGACCAGCAATACGAAGTGGTGGTCTGCTACCCGATGCCGGGCATCAACTTCAGGCTGATCGTGCAATATACCTTTTAA